A region of Pseudomonas marginalis DNA encodes the following proteins:
- a CDS encoding GspE/PulE family protein, with protein MSEQTRQWQALAEQRGLSLSNYLLEVLEKAPDQLSTIAQPLGLLAIAPENLSEHWRFDLLALPQALIHNVLPVDNHGQPCLVLGDPFTLASRHWLQSSKTLRQLPLAMSLPGAVKAQLSLAEASQRVMQPFGEDDENARVSQAAQEISLSSIARDDNPVVRLVNSMLFDALQSRASDVHVETTPQGLVIKYRIDGVLQQMGQASGLDMAEQALSRIKVLSELDIGERRVPQDGRFKMKIQGREVDFRVSIMPSIHGEDAVLRILDKSQRGESLSLETLGLNAETIARIRVLAGEPYGMLLVTGPTGSGKSTTLYAALSETNTGEKKIITIEDPVEYELPGVLQIPVNDKKGLTFARGLRSILRHDPDTILVGEIRDGETAGIAVQAALTGHLVLSSVHANSAFSVLERFTYMDVDPASFVEALNGVVAQRLVRRICPDCGTDAAPDPEITHLAQLAEAQLQQGHYRVGKGCEACRHTGYRGRLALAEVLTLTDSIKEGLLNRSSAATLRELAREAGHVFIRDIALAHAAQGDTTLKEIHRVISLY; from the coding sequence ATGAGCGAACAGACACGGCAATGGCAGGCCCTTGCAGAGCAACGCGGGCTGAGCTTGTCCAATTACCTGCTGGAGGTGCTGGAGAAAGCGCCCGACCAATTAAGCACCATCGCCCAGCCCCTGGGCCTGCTTGCCATCGCCCCGGAAAACCTCAGTGAACACTGGCGCTTCGATCTGCTGGCACTGCCCCAGGCGCTGATCCATAACGTGCTGCCGGTGGATAACCACGGCCAGCCGTGCCTGGTACTGGGAGACCCTTTCACCCTGGCCAGCCGGCACTGGCTGCAATCCTCGAAAACCTTGCGTCAACTGCCCCTGGCCATGAGCCTGCCCGGCGCGGTCAAGGCCCAGTTGAGCCTGGCCGAAGCCAGCCAACGGGTGATGCAACCTTTCGGTGAGGACGACGAGAATGCCCGCGTCAGCCAGGCCGCCCAGGAAATTTCCCTGAGCAGCATCGCCCGCGACGACAACCCGGTGGTGCGCCTGGTCAACTCCATGCTGTTCGATGCCCTGCAAAGCCGTGCCAGCGATGTGCATGTGGAAACCACGCCCCAGGGCCTGGTGATCAAGTACCGCATCGACGGTGTGTTGCAGCAGATGGGCCAGGCCAGCGGCCTGGACATGGCCGAGCAGGCACTGTCGCGGATCAAGGTGTTGTCGGAGCTGGATATCGGCGAGCGGCGGGTGCCCCAGGACGGGCGTTTCAAGATGAAAATCCAGGGTCGCGAAGTGGACTTTCGCGTGTCGATCATGCCCAGCATCCACGGTGAAGATGCGGTGCTGCGGATTCTCGACAAGTCCCAGCGCGGTGAGTCCCTGAGCCTGGAAACCCTGGGGTTGAACGCCGAGACCATCGCGCGCATCCGTGTATTGGCCGGCGAACCCTATGGCATGTTGCTGGTGACCGGCCCCACCGGCAGCGGCAAATCCACCACGCTGTATGCCGCCCTGTCGGAGACCAATACCGGCGAGAAAAAGATCATCACCATCGAAGACCCGGTGGAATACGAACTGCCCGGGGTCCTGCAAATCCCGGTGAACGACAAGAAGGGCCTGACCTTCGCCCGCGGCCTGCGCTCGATCCTGCGCCACGACCCGGACACCATCCTGGTGGGGGAAATACGCGACGGTGAAACGGCCGGCATTGCGGTGCAAGCGGCGTTGACCGGGCACCTGGTGTTGTCGTCGGTGCACGCCAACAGCGCGTTCAGTGTGCTGGAGCGCTTTACCTACATGGACGTGGACCCGGCCAGCTTTGTCGAAGCCCTTAACGGCGTGGTCGCCCAGCGCCTGGTGCGGCGCATCTGCCCGGACTGCGGCACGGATGCCGCCCCCGACCCCGAGATCACCCACCTCGCCCAACTCGCCGAGGCTCAACTCCAACAGGGTCACTATCGCGTGGGCAAAGGCTGCGAGGCCTGCCGTCACACCGGCTATCGCGGCCGGCTCGCCCTGGCCGAAGTGCTGACACTGACCGACAGCATCAAGGAGGGCCTGCTCAACCGCAGTTCGGCCGCCACCCTGCGCGAACTGGCCCGTGAAGCCGGCCACGTGTTTATCCGCGACATCGCCCTGGCCCACGCCGCCCAGGGCGACACCACGCTCAAGGAGATCCACCGTGTCATTTCCCTTTATTGA
- a CDS encoding secretin N-terminal domain-containing protein has product MAIRTWIPLSLAVALLSACQTQRAIKESDELRQKGDIIRSVEVLQAEARQAPDDVQLRTANFSKLELLVAQYSREASTALMRGDDAAAIRALETILKYDPSNLGARQEIQSIQAMKQLRPQLAQAYEMKRSNPVEALNLVRRIIAQKPNYREALDFRNALTRELVSADYLSADLSEAMRKPLSLEFSAQSLTTIFETIARLSGVNFVIDKDVNPSASASMTASRTTAEDALNLLLTTQGLDKKVLNANTLLVYPRRPDKEREYRELAVRTFYLSHGDPKVIAAEIKQVLKPKEVLVDERLNAVIVRDGLDTLSAVEKLVEAIDIAQSEVTIDIQVLEVSLTDELNLGIQYPESIGLSVGNLANVPAGLAGIPLSALRGINGDNILLDAGSTSARINMLQRSGNTVTLANPRVRVRNREEAQVNIGDKIPVVTTTTANQITTSSVSYQDVGLQITVKPNISLSDEVNLELNVEMSHITKRIPGSENVPATFELGSRATKTLLTARNNETQIVSGLIRTADVDEGSGLPWLSQIPWIGKKLFGTNQNTQQKTEIILLLTPRIERNLDLPIAQISTFHSGTEARSSTQGMILRDTTDKMILKPIGGDPTPALPPPMQQPDATWQPLPPLLPDLVPKPAPEPAPQ; this is encoded by the coding sequence ATGGCCATACGCACGTGGATACCCTTGAGCCTGGCCGTGGCCCTGCTCAGCGCCTGCCAGACCCAGCGGGCGATCAAGGAGAGCGACGAGTTGCGCCAGAAGGGCGACATCATCCGTTCGGTCGAAGTGCTGCAAGCCGAAGCCAGACAGGCCCCCGACGATGTGCAACTGCGCACCGCCAACTTCAGCAAGCTGGAATTGCTGGTGGCCCAATACAGCCGCGAAGCCAGCACCGCGCTGATGCGTGGCGACGATGCCGCTGCCATCCGCGCCCTGGAAACCATCCTCAAATACGACCCCAGCAACCTCGGCGCGCGCCAGGAAATCCAGAGCATCCAGGCGATGAAACAACTGCGCCCGCAACTGGCCCAGGCCTACGAAATGAAGCGCTCCAACCCGGTGGAAGCCCTCAACCTGGTGCGCCGGATCATCGCGCAAAAGCCCAACTACCGAGAGGCCCTGGACTTTCGCAATGCCCTGACCCGTGAACTGGTGAGCGCCGACTACCTCAGCGCCGACCTCTCCGAGGCCATGCGCAAACCCTTGAGCCTGGAGTTCAGCGCCCAAAGCCTGACCACGATTTTCGAGACCATTGCGCGCCTGTCGGGGGTCAACTTCGTCATCGACAAGGACGTCAATCCCAGTGCCTCGGCGAGCATGACCGCGAGCCGAACCACCGCCGAAGACGCGCTGAACCTGCTGCTGACCACCCAGGGACTGGACAAGAAGGTCCTCAACGCCAACACCCTCCTGGTTTACCCCCGCCGCCCGGACAAGGAACGGGAATATCGCGAGTTGGCCGTGCGTACCTTCTACCTCAGCCATGGCGACCCCAAGGTCATCGCCGCCGAGATCAAACAGGTCCTCAAGCCCAAAGAGGTGCTGGTGGACGAACGCCTGAACGCGGTGATCGTGCGCGATGGCCTGGATACCCTGAGCGCCGTGGAAAAACTGGTGGAAGCCATTGATATCGCACAATCGGAAGTGACCATCGACATCCAGGTGCTGGAGGTCAGCCTGACCGACGAGTTGAACCTGGGCATCCAGTACCCGGAGAGCATCGGCCTGTCCGTGGGCAACCTGGCCAACGTGCCTGCCGGGCTGGCGGGTATCCCACTCAGCGCATTGCGCGGGATCAACGGCGACAACATCCTGCTCGACGCGGGCAGTACCTCGGCGCGCATCAATATGCTGCAACGCAGCGGCAACACCGTGACCCTGGCCAACCCCAGGGTGCGGGTGCGCAACCGCGAAGAAGCCCAGGTGAACATCGGCGACAAGATCCCCGTGGTGACCACCACCACCGCCAACCAGATCACCACCTCGTCGGTGTCCTACCAGGACGTGGGACTGCAGATCACGGTCAAGCCGAACATCAGCCTGAGCGATGAGGTGAACCTGGAGCTGAACGTGGAAATGAGCCATATCACCAAGCGTATTCCCGGCTCGGAAAACGTACCGGCCACCTTCGAACTCGGCTCACGGGCCACCAAGACCCTGCTGACCGCGCGCAACAATGAAACCCAGATCGTCTCGGGGCTGATCCGCACGGCGGACGTCGACGAGGGCTCGGGGCTGCCATGGTTGAGCCAGATCCCGTGGATCGGCAAGAAGCTGTTCGGCACCAACCAGAATACCCAGCAGAAAACCGAGATCATCCTGCTGCTGACCCCGAGGATCGAACGCAACCTGGACCTGCCGATTGCCCAGATCAGCACCTTCCACAGCGGCACCGAGGCGCGCAGTTCGACCCAGGGCATGATCCTGCGCGACACCACCGACAAAATGATCCTCAAGCCGATTGGCGGCGACCCCACGCCGGCGCTGCCACCGCCGATGCAACAGCCGGATGCCACCTGGCAACCCCTGCCGCCACTGCTGCCGGATCTGGTGCCCAAGCCTGCGCCCGAACCTGCGCCCCAATGA
- a CDS encoding electron transfer flavoprotein subunit beta — protein MTTNVISLVSIGAHPTSGRPRRAEQDARAVELGLQMAGDKLQVLHAGNIAEPTLRSYLGMGLPQLHVLEQPEGSDALPVLGEYLRDAGAQVVLAGSQAETGEGSGMLPFLLAEQLGWPLIVGLAEVESIDGGVAHVLQALPRGQRRRLKVRLPFLATVDNAAPKPRQSAYGPAQRGELAAHEVEVEQDALFTGAVLQPAKPRPKRLKVIKAKSGADRMKAATAKASGGGGQVLKGVSAEEGAQAILKLLIEEGVVR, from the coding sequence ATGACCACGAATGTAATCAGCCTGGTGTCCATCGGCGCCCACCCCACCTCCGGCCGGCCACGCCGCGCCGAACAGGATGCGCGCGCCGTCGAACTGGGTCTGCAGATGGCTGGGGATAAGCTGCAGGTGCTGCACGCCGGCAACATCGCCGAACCGACCCTGCGCAGCTACCTGGGCATGGGCCTGCCACAGTTGCACGTGCTGGAACAACCGGAGGGCAGCGATGCGTTGCCGGTGCTCGGCGAGTACCTGCGCGACGCCGGTGCCCAGGTGGTGCTTGCCGGCAGCCAGGCCGAAACCGGTGAAGGCTCGGGCATGTTGCCGTTCCTGTTGGCCGAGCAATTGGGCTGGCCGCTGATTGTCGGGCTGGCCGAGGTGGAGTCCATCGACGGCGGTGTGGCCCATGTGCTGCAAGCCTTGCCCCGTGGGCAGCGCAGGCGCTTGAAGGTGCGCCTGCCGTTTCTGGCGACGGTGGATAACGCCGCGCCAAAACCTCGGCAAAGCGCCTACGGTCCGGCACAACGCGGTGAATTGGCGGCCCACGAAGTGGAAGTCGAGCAGGACGCGTTATTCACAGGCGCCGTGCTGCAACCGGCCAAGCCCCGGCCCAAGCGCCTCAAGGTGATCAAGGCCAAGAGCGGCGCCGACCGCATGAAAGCCGCCACCGCCAAGGCCAGTGGTGGCGGTGGGCAGGTGCTCAAGGGTGTGAGCGCCGAGGAAGGTGCCCAGGCAATCCTCAAGTTGCTCATAGAAGAAGGCGTCGTGCGCTAA
- a CDS encoding electron transfer flavoprotein subunit alpha/FixB family protein produces MSDIIRRDPRAEWIARNRLHPLHAAMQPVQHSWMGPNGILRKNVHGVGFIGPNGIKRIDRSGAQQGGAAKRTAAIEVQLPLHQVPAPAFYINVVPDMVGGRLSSHDRDLLGLARQLAGNDGAVLAVVFGEHKESAFATAGVDRLLVLDGHEFDGYSPEQRVQGLRAVDNQFNPRHWLLPDSRSGGGELGRRFAASLKERPATRVWQIKGDECIGRAGAGREDLARPLPRLILAAAECADPVSDTRHEVLPVELSTSLARSLPRIEDLGAVAVDPAAIPMAEAEFIFSGGNGVKDWALFHQTAAALGATEGASRVAVDDGFMARDRQVGASGTWVTARVYVAVGISGAIQHLQGIGACDKVVAINLDPGCDMIKRADLSVIGESAAILQALIAAVEAYRNGAKRDAA; encoded by the coding sequence ATGAGCGACATTATCCGCCGCGACCCACGGGCCGAATGGATCGCCCGTAACCGTCTGCACCCGCTGCATGCGGCGATGCAGCCGGTGCAACACAGCTGGATGGGGCCTAACGGCATCCTCCGCAAGAACGTGCATGGCGTCGGTTTTATCGGCCCCAACGGCATCAAGCGCATCGACCGCAGCGGTGCCCAGCAGGGCGGTGCGGCCAAGCGTACGGCGGCGATTGAAGTGCAGTTGCCGCTGCATCAGGTGCCTGCGCCTGCGTTCTACATCAACGTAGTGCCGGACATGGTCGGTGGCCGCTTGAGCAGCCACGACCGCGACCTGCTCGGCCTGGCGCGGCAACTCGCCGGCAACGACGGCGCGGTGCTGGCAGTGGTGTTTGGCGAGCACAAGGAAAGCGCGTTTGCCACGGCCGGTGTTGATCGCCTGCTGGTGCTCGACGGCCACGAATTTGACGGTTATTCACCGGAGCAACGCGTGCAGGGTTTGCGCGCTGTGGATAACCAGTTCAACCCGCGCCACTGGTTGCTGCCCGACAGCCGCAGTGGTGGTGGCGAGTTGGGTCGGCGCTTTGCCGCCAGTCTCAAGGAGCGCCCGGCCACTCGCGTCTGGCAGATCAAGGGCGATGAGTGCATCGGCCGCGCCGGTGCGGGCCGGGAAGACTTGGCGCGGCCGCTGCCACGCCTGATTCTGGCCGCCGCCGAATGCGCCGATCCGGTCAGCGACACACGCCATGAAGTGCTGCCCGTGGAGTTATCCACAAGCCTGGCGCGCAGCCTGCCGCGTATCGAGGATCTCGGTGCGGTGGCGGTGGACCCGGCGGCGATTCCCATGGCCGAGGCCGAGTTTATTTTCTCCGGCGGCAACGGCGTGAAGGACTGGGCGCTGTTCCACCAGACCGCCGCGGCATTGGGGGCCACCGAAGGCGCCTCGCGGGTGGCGGTGGACGATGGATTCATGGCCCGTGATCGCCAGGTCGGCGCCAGCGGTACCTGGGTGACGGCGCGGGTGTATGTGGCCGTGGGGATTTCCGGGGCGATCCAGCACCTGCAAGGCATTGGCGCCTGCGACAAGGTGGTGGCGATCAACCTCGACCCGGGCTGCGACATGATCAAGCGTGCCGACCTGTCGGTGATCGGCGAAAGCGCCGCGATTCTGCAAGCCTTGATCGCTGCGGTCGAGGCCTACCGCAACGGCGCCAAGCGCGATGCGGCTTGA
- the dgcB gene encoding dimethylglycine demethylation protein DgcB yields MLNTLLPILLFTALGLAVLGVLRRVNMWRRGRASKVDLLGGLLAMPKRYMVDLHHVVARDKYIANTHVATALGFVLSALLAILVHGFGLHNRILGYALLLASVLMFVGATFVYLRRRNPPSRLSKGPWMRLPKSLMAFSVSFFLVTLPVAGILPADFGGWLLAALLSVGVLWGVSEMFFGMTWGGPMKHAFAGALHLAWHRRAERFGGGRSTGLKPLDLSDKSAPLGVEKPKDFTWNQLLGFDACVQCGKCEAACPAFAAGQPLNPKKLIQDMVVGLAGGTDAKFAGSPYPGKAIGEHSGNPHQPIVNGLVDAETLWSCTTCRACVEECPMMIEHVDAIVDMRRHLTLEKGATPNKGAEVLENLIATDNPGGFAPGGRLNWAADLNLPLLSDKGSVDVLFWVGDGAFDMRNQRTLRAFVKVLKAAKVDFAVLGLEERDSGDVARRLGDEATFQMLATRNIQTLAKYSFKRIVTCDPHSFHVLKNEYGAFNGNYRVQHHSTFMAELIGEGALNLGQHKGNSVTYHDPCYLGRYNGEYEAPRQVLRALGIEVKEMQRSGFRSRCCGGGGGAPITDIPGKQRIPDMRMEDIRETGAELVAVGCPQCTAMLEGVVEPRPLIKDIAELVADALLEDVAPAKAPNKREPAEVH; encoded by the coding sequence ATGTTGAACACCTTGCTGCCTATTCTCTTATTTACCGCCCTGGGCCTTGCCGTCCTTGGCGTCCTGCGCCGGGTGAACATGTGGCGTCGCGGGCGTGCCTCCAAGGTCGACCTGCTGGGCGGTCTGTTGGCCATGCCCAAGCGCTACATGGTCGACCTGCACCACGTGGTCGCCCGCGACAAATACATCGCCAACACCCACGTCGCCACTGCCCTGGGCTTTGTGCTGTCGGCGCTGCTGGCGATTCTGGTGCATGGCTTCGGCCTGCATAACCGTATCCTCGGCTACGCCTTGCTGCTGGCGTCGGTGTTGATGTTTGTCGGCGCCACCTTCGTTTACCTGCGGCGGCGCAATCCGCCGTCGCGCCTGTCGAAAGGCCCGTGGATGCGCCTGCCGAAAAGCCTGATGGCGTTCTCGGTGAGTTTCTTCCTGGTGACGCTGCCAGTGGCGGGGATCCTGCCCGCCGACTTCGGCGGCTGGCTGCTGGCCGCGCTGTTGAGCGTGGGGGTGCTGTGGGGCGTGTCCGAAATGTTCTTCGGCATGACCTGGGGCGGCCCGATGAAGCACGCCTTCGCCGGTGCCCTGCACCTGGCCTGGCACCGTCGCGCCGAACGCTTTGGCGGTGGTCGTTCCACGGGTTTGAAACCCCTGGACCTGAGCGACAAAAGCGCGCCCCTGGGCGTGGAAAAACCCAAGGATTTCACCTGGAACCAACTGCTTGGCTTCGACGCCTGCGTACAGTGCGGCAAATGCGAAGCGGCGTGCCCGGCCTTCGCCGCCGGCCAGCCGCTGAACCCGAAAAAACTCATCCAGGACATGGTGGTCGGCCTGGCCGGCGGCACCGATGCCAAGTTCGCCGGCAGCCCTTATCCGGGTAAAGCCATTGGCGAACACAGCGGCAACCCGCACCAGCCGATCGTCAACGGCCTGGTGGACGCCGAGACCCTGTGGTCGTGCACCACCTGCCGTGCCTGTGTGGAAGAGTGCCCGATGATGATCGAGCACGTGGACGCCATCGTCGACATGCGCCGCCACCTCACCCTGGAAAAAGGCGCCACGCCGAACAAGGGCGCCGAAGTCCTGGAAAACCTGATCGCCACCGACAACCCCGGCGGTTTCGCACCGGGCGGTCGCCTCAACTGGGCGGCGGATTTGAACCTGCCGTTGCTCAGCGACAAAGGCAGCGTTGACGTGCTGTTCTGGGTCGGCGACGGCGCCTTCGACATGCGCAACCAACGCACCCTGCGCGCATTCGTCAAAGTGCTCAAGGCGGCCAAGGTCGACTTCGCCGTGCTCGGCCTGGAAGAGCGCGACAGCGGCGACGTCGCGCGGCGCCTGGGCGATGAAGCGACCTTCCAGATGCTCGCCACGCGCAATATCCAGACGTTGGCCAAGTACAGCTTCAAGCGCATCGTCACCTGCGACCCCCACAGCTTCCATGTGCTGAAAAACGAGTACGGCGCCTTCAACGGCAACTACCGCGTGCAGCACCACAGCACCTTTATGGCCGAGCTGATCGGCGAGGGCGCGCTGAACCTGGGCCAGCACAAAGGCAACAGCGTGACCTACCACGACCCGTGCTACCTGGGCCGCTACAACGGCGAATACGAGGCGCCGCGCCAAGTGCTGCGGGCGCTGGGCATCGAGGTCAAGGAGATGCAACGCTCGGGTTTCCGCTCGCGCTGCTGCGGCGGTGGCGGCGGCGCGCCGATCACCGATATTCCCGGCAAGCAACGTATCCCCGATATGCGCATGGAAGACATCCGCGAGACCGGTGCCGAACTGGTGGCGGTGGGGTGCCCGCAGTGCACGGCGATGCTCGAAGGTGTGGTTGAACCGCGACCGTTGATCAAGGACATCGCCGAGCTGGTGGCCGATGCTTTGCTGGAAGACGTCGCACCGGCCAAAGCTCCCAACAAGCGTGAACCTGCGGAGGTGCACTGA
- the dgcA gene encoding dimethylglycine demethylation protein DgcA has protein sequence MAFEAMFQPIQIGKLTIRNRVLSTAHAEVYATDGGMTTDRYVKYYEEKAKGGIGLAICGGSSVVAIDSPQEWWSSVNLSTDRIIPHFQNLADAMHKHGAKIMIQITHMGRRSRWDGFNWPTLMSPSGVREPVHRATCKTIEPEEIWRVIGNYASAAKRAKAGGLDGVELSAVHQHMIDQFWSPRVNKRTDEWGGTFEGRMKFGLEVLKAVRAEVGDDFCVGMRLCGDEFHPDGLSHEDMKQIAKYYDDTGMLDFIGVVGSGCDTHNTLANVIPNMSYPPEPFLHLAAGIKEVVKVPVLHAQNIKDPNQATRILEGGYVDMVGMTRAHIADPHLIAKIKMGQIDQIKQCVGANYCIDRQYQGLDVLCIQNAATSREYMGVPHIIEKSTGPKRKVVVVGAGPAGMEAARVAAERGHDVTLFEKKEFIGGQITTASKAPQRDQIAGITRWFQLELARLKVDLRLGVAADAETILDLRPDVVVLAVGGHPFIEQNEHWGAAEGLVVSSWDVLDGKVAPGKNVLVYDTICEFTGMSVADFLADKGCQVEIVTDDIKPGVAIGGTSFPTYYRSMYPKEVIMTGDMMLEKVYREGDKLVAVLENEYTGAKEERVVDQVVVENGVRPDEAIYYGLKEGSRNKGQIDVEALFAIKPQPCLSEAGEGYLLFRIGDCVAQRNTHAAIYDALRLCKDF, from the coding sequence ATGGCTTTCGAAGCAATGTTCCAGCCGATCCAGATCGGCAAACTGACCATCCGCAACCGCGTGCTCAGTACCGCCCACGCCGAGGTGTATGCCACCGACGGCGGCATGACCACCGACCGCTATGTGAAGTACTACGAAGAAAAAGCCAAGGGCGGTATCGGCCTGGCGATCTGCGGCGGTTCCTCGGTGGTCGCCATCGACAGCCCCCAGGAATGGTGGAGCTCGGTGAACCTGTCCACCGACCGCATCATCCCGCACTTCCAGAACCTGGCGGATGCCATGCACAAGCATGGCGCCAAGATCATGATCCAGATTACCCACATGGGCCGTCGCTCCCGTTGGGATGGCTTTAACTGGCCGACCCTGATGTCGCCGTCCGGCGTGCGTGAGCCGGTGCACCGTGCCACCTGCAAGACCATCGAGCCGGAAGAAATCTGGCGCGTGATCGGCAACTATGCCAGCGCCGCCAAGCGCGCCAAGGCTGGTGGCCTGGACGGTGTGGAACTGTCCGCCGTGCACCAGCACATGATCGACCAGTTCTGGAGCCCACGGGTCAACAAGCGTACCGACGAGTGGGGCGGCACCTTCGAAGGCCGCATGAAATTCGGCCTGGAAGTGTTGAAAGCCGTGCGTGCCGAAGTCGGTGACGACTTCTGCGTGGGCATGCGCCTGTGCGGTGACGAGTTCCACCCGGACGGCCTGTCCCACGAAGACATGAAGCAGATCGCCAAGTACTACGACGACACCGGCATGCTCGATTTCATCGGCGTCGTCGGCTCGGGTTGCGACACCCACAACACCCTGGCCAACGTGATCCCCAACATGAGCTATCCGCCGGAGCCGTTCCTGCACCTGGCGGCCGGTATCAAGGAAGTGGTCAAGGTCCCGGTGCTGCACGCACAGAACATCAAGGACCCGAACCAGGCCACGCGCATCCTCGAAGGCGGCTATGTGGACATGGTGGGCATGACCCGTGCGCACATCGCCGACCCGCACTTGATTGCCAAGATCAAGATGGGCCAGATCGACCAGATCAAACAGTGCGTCGGCGCCAACTATTGCATCGACCGCCAGTACCAGGGCCTGGACGTGCTGTGCATCCAGAATGCCGCGACCTCCCGTGAATACATGGGCGTGCCGCATATCATCGAGAAGTCCACCGGGCCGAAACGCAAGGTGGTGGTGGTCGGTGCCGGCCCTGCCGGGATGGAAGCCGCGCGGGTGGCCGCCGAACGTGGCCACGACGTGACCCTGTTCGAGAAGAAAGAATTTATCGGCGGGCAAATCACCACCGCCTCCAAGGCGCCGCAACGCGACCAGATCGCCGGTATCACCCGCTGGTTCCAGCTGGAGCTGGCACGCTTGAAAGTCGACCTGCGCCTGGGCGTGGCCGCCGATGCCGAGACCATCCTGGACCTGCGTCCGGACGTGGTGGTGCTGGCGGTCGGCGGGCATCCGTTTATCGAGCAGAACGAACACTGGGGCGCCGCCGAAGGCCTGGTGGTGAGCAGCTGGGACGTGCTCGACGGCAAGGTCGCACCGGGCAAGAACGTGCTGGTGTACGACACCATTTGCGAATTCACCGGCATGTCGGTGGCGGACTTCCTGGCCGACAAAGGCTGCCAGGTGGAAATCGTCACCGACGACATCAAGCCGGGCGTGGCGATTGGCGGTACGTCGTTCCCCACCTACTACCGCAGCATGTACCCCAAAGAAGTGATCATGACCGGCGACATGATGCTGGAAAAGGTCTACCGCGAAGGCGACAAGCTGGTGGCGGTGCTGGAGAACGAATACACCGGCGCCAAAGAAGAGCGGGTAGTGGACCAGGTGGTGGTCGAGAACGGCGTGCGTCCGGACGAAGCGATCTACTACGGGCTCAAGGAAGGTTCGCGCAACAAGGGCCAGATCGACGTCGAAGCCCTGTTCGCGATCAAGCCGCAGCCGTGCTTGAGCGAGGCGGGCGAGGGGTACTTGCTGTTCCGTATCGGTGACTGTGTGGCGCAGCGAAATACCCATGCCGCCATCTATGACGCCCTGCGCCTGTGCAAAGACTTTTGA
- a CDS encoding DUF5943 domain-containing protein, with amino-acid sequence MAKIAPQLPIEVDSETGVWTSDALPMLYVPRHFFVNNHMGIEEVLGADAYAEILYKAGYKSAWHWCEKEAECHGLEGVAVFEHYMKRLSQRGWGLFKIQDIDLDKGTASVKLEHSAFVYVYGKVGRKVDYMFTGWFAGAMDQILQARGSQIRTVAEQVYGGSEEGFDSGLFTVKPL; translated from the coding sequence ATGGCCAAGATCGCCCCGCAATTGCCTATTGAAGTCGACAGCGAAACCGGTGTCTGGACGTCCGACGCCCTGCCGATGCTGTACGTGCCGCGCCATTTCTTCGTCAACAACCACATGGGCATCGAAGAGGTGCTGGGCGCCGACGCCTATGCCGAAATCCTCTACAAGGCCGGCTACAAGTCCGCCTGGCACTGGTGTGAAAAAGAAGCCGAATGCCACGGCCTGGAAGGCGTCGCGGTGTTCGAGCACTACATGAAGCGCTTGTCGCAACGCGGCTGGGGCCTGTTCAAGATCCAGGACATCGATCTGGATAAAGGCACCGCCAGCGTCAAGCTCGAACACTCGGCATTCGTCTATGTGTACGGCAAGGTCGGGCGCAAAGTCGACTACATGTTCACCGGCTGGTTTGCCGGTGCCATGGACCAGATTCTGCAAGCCCGTGGCAGCCAGATCCGCACCGTGGCCGAACAAGTCTACGGAGGCTCCGAAGAGGGCTTTGACTCCGGCTTGTTCACCGTCAAGCCGTTGTAA